A genome region from uncultured Tolumonas sp. includes the following:
- the purT gene encoding formate-dependent phosphoribosylglycinamide formyltransferase, whose translation MSFLGTPYSNGATRAMLLGSGELGKEVAIELQRLGVEVIAVDRYANAPAMQVAHRSHVISMLDGVALRQLVQQEQPHFIIPEIEAIATETLQELEQSGFNVIPTALATRLTMDREGIRRLAAETLNLPTSPYFFAETEADYQQAVEKIGFPYVVKPVMSSSGKGQSVVRKPEQVATAWQYAQEGGRAGRGRVIVEGFVPFDYEITLLTISAVDGIHFCAPIGHRQEDGDYRESWQPQMMSDELLAKSQHVAREVVKALGGYGLFGVELFIKGDEVYFSEVSPRPHDTGMVTLISQDLSEFALHVRAILGLPIGKITQYGPAASAVILRDGDSTDIGYGNLSSALALIPGAQLRLFGKPEIAGRRRLGVALVRAENVELAIEQAKQVAAAVDVKF comes from the coding sequence ATGTCTTTTTTAGGAACTCCATACTCTAATGGTGCGACTCGCGCTATGTTGCTGGGCTCGGGTGAGCTGGGCAAAGAAGTTGCGATTGAATTACAGCGATTGGGCGTGGAAGTCATTGCGGTTGATCGTTATGCCAATGCACCAGCAATGCAGGTCGCTCATCGCAGTCATGTGATCTCTATGTTGGACGGTGTGGCATTACGCCAGCTGGTGCAACAAGAACAGCCGCATTTTATCATTCCTGAGATTGAAGCTATTGCCACTGAAACGCTGCAAGAGTTGGAGCAAAGTGGTTTCAATGTAATTCCAACTGCTTTAGCGACTAGACTCACGATGGATCGAGAAGGCATCCGCCGCTTAGCTGCTGAAACATTAAACTTGCCTACTTCGCCATATTTCTTTGCAGAAACAGAAGCCGATTATCAACAGGCTGTAGAGAAAATTGGTTTTCCTTATGTTGTAAAACCAGTCATGAGTTCTTCTGGCAAAGGCCAGAGTGTAGTGCGTAAACCAGAACAAGTAGCCACTGCTTGGCAGTATGCACAAGAAGGTGGCCGTGCTGGTCGTGGTCGCGTGATCGTTGAAGGTTTTGTTCCTTTTGACTATGAAATCACGTTACTGACTATCAGCGCTGTCGATGGTATTCATTTCTGTGCACCTATTGGCCATCGGCAAGAAGATGGTGATTATCGTGAATCATGGCAGCCGCAGATGATGAGCGATGAATTGCTGGCTAAATCGCAACATGTTGCTCGTGAAGTGGTAAAAGCACTGGGTGGTTATGGCTTGTTCGGTGTTGAATTGTTTATCAAAGGGGATGAGGTTTACTTCAGTGAAGTCTCTCCACGCCCACATGATACGGGTATGGTAACCCTGATCTCTCAGGATTTATCTGAGTTTGCTTTGCATGTCCGTGCGATTTTGGGTTTACCAATTGGCAAGATCACGCAATATGGACCGGCTGCTTCTGCAGTTATCTTACGTGACGGTGATTCCACTGATATTGGCTATGGTAACTTATCATCTGCTTTGGCTTTGATTCCTGGCGCGCAGTTACGTCTGTTCGGTAAACCAGAGATTGCTGGACGTCGTCGTTTAGGTGTTGCTTTAGTGCGTGCCGAAAATGTTGAATTAGCGATTGAACAAGCGAAACAAGTTGCTGCTGCTGTAGATGTGAAATTCTAA